GAATACGGGATGGGCAAGTACAAACCTCACCTTGGTTAAAGGCAAACATCACGGCGCCTTCAATACATTTTTGCAGGAACTCATCGTCCTTATCCATCACGTTTTTCATAAAGATGTTCGGTGACTTACCGCCCAACTCCATCGTTACCGGGTTCAGGTTTTCAGAAGCGTACTGCATAATCAGACGACCTGTAGTGGTTTCACCCGTAAAGGCTACCTTGCCTACTCGCTTCGACTGTGCCAATGGCTTACCTGCTTCCGGTCCAAAACCTGTTACGATGTTCAGTACACCGGCAGGCAATACATCCTTGATCAACTCCATCAGTACCATTATACTGGTTGGCGTCTGTTCTGCTGGTTTTACTATGGTACAGTTACCCGCAGCCAATGCAGGCGCAATCTTCCATGTAGCCATCAGCAGTGGGAAGTTCCAAGGGATAATCTGTGCTACCACACCAATTGGCTCCTTGATGTTCATGGACACTGTATTCGCATCCAGTTCAGATACAGACCCTTCCTCTGCCCTGATCACGCCCGCAAAGTAGCGGAAGTGGTCAATACAAAGCGGAATATCTGCATTGACTGTCTCACGGATTGGCTTACCGTTGTCTACAGTGTCCACCGCAGCCAGATACTCTAGATTCTCCTCCATGATGTCGGCGATTTTCAAGAGCATGTTGCTGCGTTCTGTTGCAGAAGTTTTCATCCAGTCTTTCTTCGCCTTGTGTGCTGCATCGAGTGCTTTTTCAATGTCTTCAGCAGTGGAACGAGCCATCTTAGCGATCAACGAACCGTCAATTGGAGAAGTGTTTTCAAACCACTGTCCCTTTACCGGATCGACGAACTCACCGCCAATAAAGTTGCCGTAGCTTTCCTTGAATTTAGGACGCTCCACCATCGTTTTTTTCATTGTTGATTCCATGTGTGTTGCTTGGTTTAATTAAGTAAATACTTGAGTTAACTGAAGCGAAGAATGTATAAGGAATGGTCAGTATGTGATATCAATTGGGGAAAGTAGCTCTTTCATGCCTCTGAGATATGTAATATTCCCATCAGCCACATAACTTTCCTATTCCAATACAATTTTGGTTAATCGTTATAGTATAAACGTAATAATTACATTATAAAAATTCAAGATATATTGTATTATAAAAATATCTATATATCAATTTGATATAATGAAGTGGATGCAACACCCTCCAATTGTCTATAAATTGTTATATGATATAACCTATAGAAATACCATACTGTATCTATAAAAGCAAAGCCTTGCAAATTGCTCCACAAGGCTTTGCTTCCTGATTAGACAGTAATCACTTCTTTCTATTGTTCTTAATATAGTTAATGGCTCCGCCTGCCAACAACATATCCCGTTGTCTTTCGCTGATACTGTAAGTCACTGGTATGGCAATATTTTTTCCTTTGATACGAACTTCCAACTCCTTACCACCCTTTACAGATTCAATAATATGATCCATTTCGAGTATATCACCCTGTTCAATCTTGTCATAATCTGTTGGGGTCTTAAACTCCAAGGGAAGGATTCCAAAGTTGATCAGGTTTTGCCAACCTATACGGGCGTAGCTTTTTGCTAATACCGCTTGCTGTCCCAAATAACGTGGGGTCAATGCGGCATGCTCACGGCTAGAACCTTGTGCATAGTTCTCACCTGCTACCACTACAAAACCACCATGCTGTTGGGTCGCTTCCTTTGCCCTGTTATAAAACTGCGGGTCAATGACACAATAGGTGTATTTACTAATCTCAGGAATATTGCTTCTTAGCGGCAATACTTCTGCGCCTGCCTTCAGGATTTCATCTGTGGAAATATTGTCACCCATTTTCAGCAATACTGGTGAGGCAAATGAATCGGGCAAAGCCTCAAACTCAGGCAATGACTTGATATTTGGACCTTTTACCAGTTTTCCATTCCCATTGCTTGGAGGTGCTTCCAATAATTCCTTGCTCGTTTTATAATGGTCTGCTTCCTTGAATTGTGGGTATTTCATACTGTACAGGTCTTCCAGCTTTCTTGGGTCTGTGATCTTTCCTGTCAAGGCTGCTGCCACAGCTGTTTCGGGACTACACAGGTATACCTGATCATCCAATGTACCCGACCTCCCCGGAAAGTTTCTTGGCATCGTTCTCAGGCTGATACTTCCTGATGCCGGTGCTTGTCCCATCCCGATGCATCCCATACACCCTGACTGGTGGATTCGGGCACCACCCTGCAATAGTGGCCCCAGCCCTTTCATCTCTGTCAACCTCAGCAATACTTGTCGGGTGCTTGGGTTTACATCAAACGACACCTCAGGATAAGCCGTCTTTCCTTTCATTATTTCAGCTACAATCCAGAAGTCACGCAACCCCGGATTGGCTGAAGAACCTATCACGACCTGATTCACTTCTTTTCCTTCTACCTCCTCCACGGTCACCACATTTCCCGGACTGCTCGGGCAAGCAATTAACGGTACCAACTTATCCAGTTCTATTGTTTCATGGGCGTCATATTGTGCTCCTATATCTGCTTTCAAGGCTACCCATTCATGGACTCTGCCTTCCCTTTCCATAAATGCCTTTGTTATTTCATCAGATGGAAAAACTGTGGAGGTTGCTCCCAACTCAGTACCCATATTGGCGATCACATGACGGTCCCAAGCAGAAAGGTGCTTAAGCCCTTCCCCATAATACTCCAATATAAATCCCCGTCCTCCTTTAACATCATATCGCCTGAGCATTTCCAGTACAATGTCCTTGGCACTTACCCAATCAGGCAATTGTCCTTTCAACTCTATCCCCATCACCTTGGGCATCTTGACATAATAAGGTTCTCCGGCAGATGCCAATGCTACATCTAACCCTCCTGTACCAATTGCCAGCATGCCTAAACCTCCACCCGCACAGGTATGGCTGTCTGAACCTAACAATGTCTTACCCGGCATGCCAAAACTTTCCATATGTACAGCATGGCTGATGCCATTTCCTGCACGGCTATACCAGTAGCCAAATTTATGCGCTGCCGATTGAAGAAAGAGATGGTCGTCCGCATTCTTGAAGTCTGTCTGGAGCAAGTTGTGGTCAACATACTGTACAGCACATTCAGCCTTGGTCTTATCCAAGCCAAATGCCTCCAGTTCTAGCATCACCAACGTTCCGGTGGCATCTTGCTGCAATACGTGGTCAATCTTGAGTCCTATCTCTGTTCCGGGTTTCATTTCACCAGAGAGCAAGTGTGTCTTAATCAGTTTATGAGTTACTGTAAGCGGGTTCATAGAGTAAAATATTTTGTCTTATCGTTCTGTTGAGAAAAGTCACTTCGTATCACGCCTATCCCTATGAGTATAAAAAGAAAGCCGCCCCTTTGGTTCAAAAGGACGGCTAGATCACAACATCTTATGGTATGTTATGGAGAGGTAAAAACAAACCCTACATTGACGGAGAAATAAGGCTGCCCATCCAGTCCATCGCCTTTAAAGGCTGCATTGTATCGGGCTGAAAGAATCAATCCTGAGAAGTCACTGTAATCATACATTACTCCCACCTCAGGGGCAATGGCAAACTGCCATGCGTCACAAGTGTTCTGGTAAATCCCCAATTCCGTCTTTCTTTCTGTATAGACGGTTCCCACTCCAATTCCTACAAAGGGTCTTACATCCGAATCTGTATTCTGAAAGTAGTCAGCCGTAAAATAGATAGGGACACTATTGGTGTAACGAAATTGCTTACCAGAAATCACTAGTGTTCCATTCTCGATAGGGTCACTGTTTTCGTCATAAAACACATTCCATGCTACCGAGAACCCAACACTTACATTGGGGTTTACCAAAGCACGGTAATCGTACTGCACACCTCTAAAGCTAACTTCTCCTATATAGTCATTGAGGTCACCGGAGGGAAAAGCAATGGAGTATTGTATCGCATTGTATCGCTGTGCGTTGGCCTCATGAAAAGCAAAAGCCAATATTCCCAGCAGGCATATCAAGATCTTTTTCATATTCATCAGTATGGTTTAGCGTTGCAAATAAGGAGACTGGTCAAACGCTTTATTGACGCCTTCTTCAATCCTGTTGGTAATGTTGGTATTGCTTCCTTCCAGTAAGCCGTTGAGGACGCCCGACCAAACAACTGGTGCTCGGTCATCGGCTGTTTGATTGTTTGGTTCAGTCAACTGGATAAACACCGATCCTGTACGGTAACTAGACACTGATGGGTAATAATACCCCGGATAATACCATCCCCAAGGGTTGTAGTAACCTCCAAAGT
This portion of the Limibacter armeniacum genome encodes:
- a CDS encoding OmpW family protein; this translates as MKKILICLLGILAFAFHEANAQRYNAIQYSIAFPSGDLNDYIGEVSFRGVQYDYRALVNPNVSVGFSVAWNVFYDENSDPIENGTLVISGKQFRYTNSVPIYFTADYFQNTDSDVRPFVGIGVGTVYTERKTELGIYQNTCDAWQFAIAPEVGVMYDYSDFSGLILSARYNAAFKGDGLDGQPYFSVNVGFVFTSP
- a CDS encoding aldehyde dehydrogenase family protein, whose translation is MESTMKKTMVERPKFKESYGNFIGGEFVDPVKGQWFENTSPIDGSLIAKMARSTAEDIEKALDAAHKAKKDWMKTSATERSNMLLKIADIMEENLEYLAAVDTVDNGKPIRETVNADIPLCIDHFRYFAGVIRAEEGSVSELDANTVSMNIKEPIGVVAQIIPWNFPLLMATWKIAPALAAGNCTIVKPAEQTPTSIMVLMELIKDVLPAGVLNIVTGFGPEAGKPLAQSKRVGKVAFTGETTTGRLIMQYASENLNPVTMELGGKSPNIFMKNVMDKDDEFLQKCIEGAVMFAFNQGEVCTCPSRILVHEDIADAFMQKVVESVKKIKVGHPLDKETMLGAQASNDQYEKILSYLKIGKEEGAEVLTGGNACKMNSGLEKGYYIEPTIFKGNNKMRVFQEEIFGPVVSVTTFKTEEEALEIANDTLYGLGAGLWTRDMHEAYNIARNIEAGRVWVNNYHAYPAHAPFGGYKKSGFGRENHLMMLDHYRRNKNILISYDKNKLGFY
- a CDS encoding aconitate hydratase — translated: MNPLTVTHKLIKTHLLSGEMKPGTEIGLKIDHVLQQDATGTLVMLELEAFGLDKTKAECAVQYVDHNLLQTDFKNADDHLFLQSAAHKFGYWYSRAGNGISHAVHMESFGMPGKTLLGSDSHTCAGGGLGMLAIGTGGLDVALASAGEPYYVKMPKVMGIELKGQLPDWVSAKDIVLEMLRRYDVKGGRGFILEYYGEGLKHLSAWDRHVIANMGTELGATSTVFPSDEITKAFMEREGRVHEWVALKADIGAQYDAHETIELDKLVPLIACPSSPGNVVTVEEVEGKEVNQVVIGSSANPGLRDFWIVAEIMKGKTAYPEVSFDVNPSTRQVLLRLTEMKGLGPLLQGGARIHQSGCMGCIGMGQAPASGSISLRTMPRNFPGRSGTLDDQVYLCSPETAVAAALTGKITDPRKLEDLYSMKYPQFKEADHYKTSKELLEAPPSNGNGKLVKGPNIKSLPEFEALPDSFASPVLLKMGDNISTDEILKAGAEVLPLRSNIPEISKYTYCVIDPQFYNRAKEATQQHGGFVVVAGENYAQGSSREHAALTPRYLGQQAVLAKSYARIGWQNLINFGILPLEFKTPTDYDKIEQGDILEMDHIIESVKGGKELEVRIKGKNIAIPVTYSISERQRDMLLAGGAINYIKNNRKK